In one window of Candidatus Methanosuratincola sp. DNA:
- a CDS encoding ATP-binding protein translates to MWIVTGTEGDLIKLVSAKNVDGILPIGSYLTVTDDKNVKHILIVEKSYQKSLFEPSPLIVDAELPLLKQDQECKNIVLAREIRQFPLRPDGLFSFIKPNDYARRTSQQEIDEIFISKEGYPVFLATSFLSQNSTLKDDSGNLIYVRIPFDSLYLQTMICGQTGSGKTVAMKYLIEQFLAQENGAVLAINVKANDLLTMDQPTTIKNEKLQKQTDEEWNTLGFSRNEAPEFGIYVPASTQKHKEGVNRERVRSITLRTRDLEPNSLLGVLQNITDRAAEALPNIFRYWMERVHGEEIAFRNFIRWFRERATRENQYMFPTLSQAGEESEIPLHPGTCTAILRSLENAIDFFDSQERDCLAIREDHIMIPGRLSVIDLSNKDTIIFGAVLLRHLLSKIYEAKAIKGQYSEIPVLIVIDEVHHFYRSGASVQALEELNAIARMGRSERIGVIFASQNPEDLPVGLTSIVNTRIFFRSLGNVGKKFGVKEFSVELSSLENGFAVMSSVAVPQVRLVKFPIPLMGVKS, encoded by the coding sequence ATGTGGATAGTAACTGGAACAGAAGGTGATTTGATAAAGTTAGTCTCAGCAAAAAATGTGGATGGAATATTGCCTATAGGTTCTTACCTAACCGTTACCGATGACAAAAATGTCAAACACATATTGATTGTTGAAAAATCTTATCAAAAATCTCTTTTTGAACCATCGCCATTAATCGTTGATGCCGAACTTCCATTACTTAAGCAAGATCAAGAATGCAAGAACATAGTATTGGCAAGAGAGATTCGGCAGTTTCCTTTGAGGCCAGACGGCCTGTTCAGCTTTATCAAACCGAATGATTATGCTCGAAGAACTTCGCAGCAAGAAATCGATGAGATATTTATTTCAAAGGAAGGTTATCCTGTTTTTCTAGCTACAAGCTTTCTTTCTCAAAATTCTACTCTCAAAGATGATTCAGGTAATTTGATATATGTGCGAATACCCTTCGACTCACTTTACCTTCAGACAATGATCTGTGGTCAGACAGGTTCTGGAAAGACTGTGGCTATGAAATATTTAATTGAGCAATTTCTTGCGCAAGAAAATGGAGCTGTCTTGGCCATCAATGTTAAGGCTAATGATCTGCTAACAATGGATCAACCAACAACAATTAAAAATGAGAAACTTCAGAAACAAACAGATGAAGAATGGAATACGTTAGGGTTTTCGAGAAATGAAGCACCAGAGTTTGGCATTTATGTTCCTGCATCCACGCAAAAACATAAGGAAGGTGTCAATAGAGAAAGAGTTAGATCGATTACGCTTAGAACTCGAGATCTTGAACCTAATTCTCTCTTAGGGGTCCTACAAAATATAACAGATAGAGCCGCCGAGGCATTGCCAAACATATTCAGATACTGGATGGAAAGAGTCCATGGCGAAGAGATCGCTTTTCGCAACTTTATCCGTTGGTTTAGAGAGCGGGCGACAAGAGAAAACCAGTATATGTTCCCGACTCTTTCGCAAGCTGGCGAAGAAAGTGAGATTCCGTTGCACCCAGGAACATGTACTGCCATCTTACGATCCCTGGAAAACGCAATCGATTTCTTTGACAGCCAAGAACGCGATTGTCTTGCAATACGCGAAGACCATATAATGATCCCTGGAAGATTATCAGTTATAGATCTTTCAAACAAAGACACGATTATATTTGGGGCTGTTCTACTCCGACATTTACTATCAAAAATTTATGAGGCAAAAGCTATCAAGGGTCAGTATTCGGAGATCCCTGTTTTAATAGTGATTGATGAAGTACACCACTTCTACAGATCTGGGGCGTCTGTGCAAGCCCTTGAAGAACTTAATGCCATTGCCAGGATGGGGCGCTCTGAGCGAATTGGAGTAATTTTCGCTTCGCAGAATCCAGAAGATCTACCTGTTGGACTTACATCAATTGTCAACACACGGATATTCTTTAGATCTCTTGGAAATGTTGGCAAAAAATTCGGAGTAAAGGAATTTTCAGTTGAATTATCTTCGCTTGAAAATGGGTTTGCCGTTATGTCGAGTGTCGCTGTGCCCCAGGTTAGACTGGTGAAGTTTCCAATCCCGTTAATGGGGGTTAAAAGTTGA
- a CDS encoding N-6 DNA methylase, translating into MNLYLHEIEADIYYGDALAEGPHLSKRYDCVMTNPPFGTKGAGEAPLREDFTVKTSNKQLNFLQHLMTILKPGGRAAIVLPDNVLFEEHAGREVRKLLLSDCDLHTILRLPIGTFTPYSPGVKANILFFRKGLPTEEVWIYDLRTNVEKVTKGHPLTDDYFRDFEACYHAKPRKETERFKRFTKKDIEERDYNLDIFWLKDESTEASGSLPEPQNLVGEALTPIFQVKLKQ; encoded by the coding sequence ATGAATTTGTATTTACATGAGATTGAGGCGGATATTTATTATGGTGATGCTTTGGCTGAGGGCCCGCATTTGAGCAAGCGGTATGATTGTGTTATGACTAATCCGCCTTTTGGGACGAAGGGTGCAGGTGAGGCGCCTTTGCGTGAGGATTTTACGGTTAAGACTTCTAATAAGCAGCTGAATTTTCTACAGCATTTGATGACGATTTTGAAGCCTGGCGGTAGAGCTGCAATTGTTTTGCCTGATAATGTTTTGTTTGAGGAACATGCTGGACGTGAAGTGCGCAAACTTTTGTTGAGTGATTGTGATTTGCATACGATTTTGCGGTTGCCTATTGGCACTTTTACACCTTATTCGCCAGGTGTGAAAGCGAACATTTTGTTTTTTAGGAAAGGTTTGCCGACTGAAGAGGTTTGGATTTATGATTTGAGGACAAATGTGGAGAAGGTGACTAAAGGGCATCCGTTAACTGATGACTATTTCAGAGATTTCGAGGCTTGCTACCATGCAAAGCCAAGAAAAGAAACGGAACGATTTAAGCGGTTCACAAAAAAAGACATAGAAGAGAGAGACTATAACCTTGACATTTTCTGGCTAAAAGACGAGTCAACAGAAGCTTCTGGCAGTTTACCTGAACCTCAAAACTTGGTTGGTGAAGCCTTGACACCAATATTTCAAGTGAAATTAAAACAGTAG
- a CDS encoding DEAD/DEAH box helicase family protein, which produces MRSARFNFSGFRVPFAYSTNGEVFWFQDLRDVRSRSRQVAGFHTPSALREFLEHNLAKAEEWLRNNPVDNPYLRPYQKEAIDSVEQALLSRKRRMLIAMATGTGKTVVAVSLVYRLLKSGFARRILFLVDRRALAAQAVKAFFMFEPEPGLKFDRIYEVYSQRFRREDLDEEVRFDPNVMPNEYLTDPQPHHVFVYVCTIQRMRINLFGRLGVWL; this is translated from the coding sequence TTGAGGAGTGCGCGGTTTAATTTTAGTGGTTTTCGTGTGCCTTTTGCTTATTCGACTAATGGTGAGGTTTTTTGGTTTCAGGATTTGCGTGATGTTCGTAGCCGGTCTCGTCAGGTTGCTGGTTTTCACACTCCTTCTGCTTTGCGAGAGTTTCTTGAGCATAATTTGGCGAAGGCTGAAGAGTGGTTGAGGAATAATCCTGTCGATAATCCTTACCTTAGGCCTTATCAGAAAGAAGCTATTGACAGTGTTGAGCAAGCGTTGCTCTCGCGTAAGCGTAGGATGCTTATTGCGATGGCAACTGGTACTGGTAAGACAGTTGTGGCTGTTTCTTTGGTTTATAGGTTGTTGAAGTCTGGCTTTGCAAGGCGGATTCTGTTTCTTGTGGATAGGCGAGCCTTGGCTGCTCAGGCGGTTAAGGCGTTTTTTATGTTTGAGCCTGAGCCTGGTTTGAAGTTTGACCGGATTTATGAGGTTTATAGTCAGCGTTTTCGGCGTGAAGATTTGGATGAGGAGGTTAGGTTTGATCCAAATGTTATGCCTAATGAGTATTTAACTGATCCGCAACCTCATCATGTGTTTGTTTATGTTTGTACGATTCAGCGTATGCGGATTAACTTGTTTGGGAGACTCGGCGTTTGGCTTTGA
- a CDS encoding M48 family metalloprotease → MDSGQEVATSLEGIPQSNGNPIPGKFTYKANGLWTQEYDFDPIELPVAASHFISTFRHFVSHRGRMKLPVSAEILDLARKAGVEVKELGIVKADAAYVLGKSLVLGTDLLKKLSFDERQAVVAHELGHIKRRHVVIRCVWLVPFLALLMLSWSNLYVPIFVSEPITQIILTVMLNISSLAFLLMVLIPINWYIEQDADKFAAKLVGKEHIRSALLNFVDGKNFEEPSETHPSIAKRVKRIDKL, encoded by the coding sequence TTGGATAGTGGCCAAGAAGTAGCCACAAGCCTTGAAGGTATTCCTCAGTCTAATGGGAACCCGATTCCAGGCAAATTCACATACAAAGCAAACGGCCTCTGGACACAAGAATACGACTTCGACCCTATTGAATTGCCTGTGGCTGCGTCTCATTTTATTTCGACCTTCAGACATTTTGTATCGCATAGAGGCAGAATGAAGCTTCCTGTTTCTGCTGAGATTTTGGATTTGGCAAGAAAAGCTGGCGTTGAGGTTAAGGAGCTGGGAATAGTGAAAGCTGATGCTGCTTATGTTTTGGGTAAGTCGCTGGTTTTGGGTACCGATCTGTTGAAGAAGCTTAGTTTTGATGAGCGTCAAGCAGTGGTTGCTCATGAGTTGGGGCATATAAAGAGAAGGCATGTTGTTATCCGTTGTGTTTGGCTGGTTCCTTTTTTGGCTCTTTTGATGTTGAGTTGGTCTAATCTTTACGTGCCTATTTTCGTTTCTGAGCCAATAACACAAATTATTTTAACTGTCATGTTAAATATTTCTAGCTTGGCGTTTCTGCTGATGGTTTTGATTCCCATAAACTGGTATATTGAGCAGGATGCGGACAAGTTTGCGGCAAAACTTGTTGGAAAGGAGCATATTAGATCAGCTTTGTTGAACTTTGTGGATGGAAAAAATTTTGAAGAACCGTCTGAGACTCATCCTTCAATCGCTAAAAGGGTTAAACGTATCGATAAGCTTTGA
- a CDS encoding nitroreductase family protein: MDMEVFEAILKRRSVRSYLPDPIPQEKVNRILEAGRLSPSAMNRQPWHFVVVTDPEKRKELAHGKFGGMLKEAPLVIVGCGDREASPKWYKVDTAIALQTMVIAATGEGLGTCWVGSFDEARVKGVLKIPERYEVVSLLAVGYPREGFSVTGAITSVLRNKKKIGEIVSYEEYGNSPRT, translated from the coding sequence ATGGATATGGAAGTCTTCGAGGCTATCCTCAAGAGGAGGTCCGTCAGGTCTTACCTGCCTGACCCTATCCCGCAGGAGAAGGTCAACAGGATACTTGAGGCGGGCCGTCTCTCACCCTCGGCGATGAACAGGCAGCCCTGGCACTTCGTAGTGGTCACCGACCCTGAGAAGAGGAAAGAGCTGGCGCACGGCAAGTTCGGGGGAATGCTCAAGGAGGCTCCCCTGGTTATAGTTGGTTGCGGGGACAGGGAGGCTTCGCCGAAGTGGTACAAGGTCGACACCGCGATAGCCCTCCAGACAATGGTCATCGCCGCAACTGGAGAAGGGCTCGGCACGTGCTGGGTGGGCAGCTTCGACGAGGCCAGGGTAAAGGGGGTCCTCAAGATACCCGAGAGGTACGAAGTGGTATCGCTACTAGCAGTGGGGTACCCGAGGGAGGGGTTCAGCGTCACCGGGGCGATTACCTCGGTCCTGAGGAACAAGAAGAAGATTGGCGAGATCGTCAGCTACGAGGAGTACGGTAACAGCCCGAGGACATGA
- a CDS encoding DUF523 and DUF1722 domain-containing protein translates to MVSKCLGFDHCRWNAQIISNDFVKLLQNYVEFTPVCPEVEIGLGVPRDPIRVVYDLGAGTLRLIQPAKGRDLTDEMRGFCDAFLSSLKGVDGFILKGSSPSCGLKNVKIYAGMGSPYVKEKGRGFFGGAVYERFSKLAVEDEERLANPLIREHFLTKLFALAGFRHAEEGGKTADLVKFHSENKFLLMAYSQAGAMELGRIVAKQKATGIADAFKLYRTGIENVLLRPPRRGRVVNVLSHMLGYFSDRLTKEERAFFAESVENYRRGLVPLLVCLNLVRSYAIRFGVDYLLSQSFLEPYPLELMERPTYDEDRDYWRF, encoded by the coding sequence GTGGTTAGTAAGTGCCTCGGGTTCGATCACTGCAGGTGGAACGCCCAGATCATCTCGAATGACTTTGTGAAGCTCCTCCAAAACTACGTCGAGTTCACACCCGTGTGTCCGGAGGTCGAGATCGGGCTCGGGGTCCCCAGGGACCCTATCAGGGTTGTCTACGATCTCGGAGCGGGAACGCTGCGGCTGATCCAGCCTGCGAAAGGGCGGGATCTAACTGATGAGATGCGCGGCTTCTGCGATGCGTTCCTCTCGTCCCTGAAAGGGGTAGACGGCTTCATACTGAAGGGAAGCTCGCCCTCCTGCGGGCTGAAGAATGTGAAGATCTATGCAGGTATGGGGAGCCCATACGTGAAGGAGAAGGGAAGGGGCTTCTTCGGGGGTGCGGTGTACGAGAGGTTCTCTAAACTCGCCGTAGAGGACGAGGAGAGGCTGGCAAACCCGCTTATAAGGGAGCACTTCCTGACGAAGCTCTTTGCACTCGCCGGCTTCAGGCATGCGGAGGAGGGGGGCAAGACTGCAGATCTGGTCAAGTTCCACTCGGAAAACAAGTTCCTGCTGATGGCGTACAGCCAGGCTGGTGCCATGGAACTGGGGAGGATAGTAGCAAAACAGAAGGCAACGGGCATTGCAGACGCCTTCAAGCTCTACCGGACCGGTATAGAGAATGTGCTCCTCAGGCCTCCCAGGAGGGGCAGGGTCGTGAATGTCCTGAGTCACATGCTGGGCTACTTCTCCGACAGGCTGACCAAGGAGGAGAGGGCATTCTTCGCCGAGTCTGTGGAGAACTACAGGAGAGGATTGGTGCCGCTCCTGGTATGCCTGAACCTAGTCAGGTCTTACGCGATAAGGTTCGGGGTGGACTACCTCCTGAGCCAGAGCTTCCTTGAGCCTTACCCGCTAGAGCTTATGGAGAGGCCGACCTACGACGAGGACAGGGACTACTGGCGTTTCTGA
- a CDS encoding NfeD family protein yields MPSKLEITLALSDEILIIALASAAFIVAISALGILDILSAAIIVIFLAVLFGIVFIKVWQAQVKRPAVGAEALIGKWGVAASDLDPEGTIFVEGAYWTARASNLIRNGEEVEIIGHDGLVLEVRGKGDKR; encoded by the coding sequence ATGCCCTCAAAACTGGAGATCACGCTTGCCCTATCCGACGAGATACTGATCATTGCACTTGCCTCCGCTGCCTTCATAGTGGCAATCTCTGCGCTGGGTATACTCGACATCCTCTCAGCTGCGATAATCGTAATCTTCCTGGCGGTCCTCTTTGGGATCGTCTTCATCAAGGTATGGCAGGCGCAGGTAAAGAGACCTGCCGTGGGCGCTGAAGCGCTTATAGGGAAGTGGGGTGTCGCCGCCTCAGACCTCGATCCGGAGGGGACGATCTTCGTCGAAGGCGCTTATTGGACCGCGAGGGCCTCCAACCTGATCAGGAACGGCGAAGAGGTTGAGATAATCGGGCACGATGGCCTCGTGCTCGAGGTAAGGGGGAAGGGCGACAAGCGTTAG
- a CDS encoding sodium ion-translocating decarboxylase subunit beta, with translation MSELLGDIISRILDFLASSGYYNISPGNMLMIGVAFLLMYLAVKKGYEPLLLLPIGFGALLANLPMSGITGPGGFLFYIYEYLLATGIIPILIFIGIGAMTDFGPLISSPKSFILGAAAQIGIFLALLLSVVLGFGINEAGAIAIIGGADGPTAIYTASRLAPQLLGPIAVAAYSYMSLVPIIQPPVIRLLTTRKERAVRMPPMLREVSKREKILFPVITTVVACLLVPTAAPLIGALMVGNLLRESGVTERLSRAAQNELINISTILLGLGVGGTMGAEAFLGYGTVLIIGIGAFAFATATAGGVLFGKLFYILTGGKYNPMIGAAGVSAVPMSARVVQRMASKEDPENFLLMHAMGPNVAGVIGSAIVAGIIISFA, from the coding sequence GTGAGTGAGTTGCTCGGGGACATCATATCCCGAATCCTTGATTTTCTGGCGAGCAGTGGATACTACAACATCAGCCCCGGCAACATGCTGATGATCGGGGTCGCGTTTCTGCTGATGTACTTGGCGGTTAAGAAGGGATATGAGCCTCTCCTCCTTCTCCCGATCGGTTTCGGGGCCCTCCTCGCAAACCTTCCGATGAGCGGAATAACTGGTCCAGGCGGCTTCCTCTTTTACATTTATGAGTATCTCTTGGCGACAGGGATAATCCCGATCCTCATCTTCATAGGCATAGGTGCGATGACCGACTTCGGTCCTCTCATCTCAAGTCCAAAGTCCTTCATACTGGGTGCCGCAGCACAGATAGGCATATTCCTTGCCCTCCTCCTTTCGGTTGTACTTGGTTTCGGCATAAACGAAGCTGGTGCCATAGCAATAATAGGTGGGGCAGACGGGCCGACTGCCATATATACGGCCTCAAGGCTAGCGCCTCAACTCCTCGGACCGATCGCTGTTGCTGCATACTCTTACATGTCTCTGGTACCGATAATCCAGCCGCCGGTGATCAGGCTGCTTACCACGAGAAAGGAGAGGGCGGTTAGAATGCCCCCGATGCTGAGGGAGGTATCGAAGAGGGAGAAGATCCTCTTCCCGGTAATCACCACCGTTGTTGCATGCCTGCTGGTCCCTACTGCTGCGCCGCTCATAGGGGCGCTGATGGTCGGAAACCTGCTCAGGGAGTCTGGGGTGACCGAACGCCTCTCGAGGGCAGCCCAGAATGAGCTGATAAACATTTCAACGATCCTCTTGGGGCTCGGCGTGGGTGGAACCATGGGTGCTGAGGCCTTCCTCGGCTACGGCACTGTCCTGATAATAGGCATAGGCGCATTTGCGTTTGCCACGGCTACTGCTGGAGGGGTCCTCTTCGGCAAGCTCTTTTATATCCTTACTGGCGGTAAGTACAATCCAATGATCGGGGCTGCGGGAGTCTCGGCGGTGCCCATGTCGGCTAGGGTGGTTCAGCGTATGGCCTCGAAGGAAGATCCCGAGAATTTTCTCCTTATGCATGCGATGGGTCCGAATGTTGCGGGAGTCATAGGCTCTGCGATCGTCGCGGGGATTATAATCTCTTTTGCGTGA
- a CDS encoding acetyl-CoA carboxylase biotin carboxyl carrier protein subunit, with protein MKFAITVNGVRKDVEVSPSGNGILKVKVNGKEYDVSVDDLNTIQEYATSNVAATPNVAATPEVQTNAASNDALHSPTHRSAVDGNGASPAKLLEAEASPKQTIEVKSPLPGVVSSLEVEEGTRVGKGDTLMYIESMKMLNDVVSPAEGIVKRVSKKPGDSVNIGDPLIIIDANGE; from the coding sequence ATGAAATTCGCAATAACCGTAAACGGTGTCAGGAAGGACGTGGAGGTTTCTCCTTCAGGAAACGGCATTCTGAAGGTCAAGGTGAACGGGAAAGAATACGATGTCTCTGTCGACGACTTGAACACGATCCAGGAGTACGCAACCAGTAATGTGGCGGCTACACCTAATGTGGCGGCTACACCCGAGGTTCAAACCAATGCAGCTTCGAACGATGCCCTACACTCGCCTACTCACCGTTCCGCTGTCGATGGGAATGGGGCGAGCCCCGCCAAACTTCTTGAAGCGGAGGCATCGCCGAAGCAGACAATCGAGGTAAAGTCCCCCCTTCCGGGTGTTGTCTCGAGTCTTGAGGTCGAGGAGGGCACGAGGGTAGGCAAGGGCGACACCCTTATGTACATTGAGTCTATGAAGATGCTCAACGATGTCGTATCCCCCGCAGAAGGGATCGTGAAGCGGGTAAGCAAGAAACCCGGCGACTCTGTGAACATAGGTGATCCCCTTATCATCATAGATGCGAACGGTGAGTGA
- a CDS encoding DUF3887 domain-containing protein: MDEASLRIYSDPMTENLLLAIESGNYTDFSRDFDNSMKNALDLAAFQQLRTQFESKIGHYVPASKTFIKGERTGEFIIAYYRANYTNEPAGVTVKVVFTSENGPAKITGLWFSSPKLAS; the protein is encoded by the coding sequence GTGGACGAGGCATCGCTCAGGATCTACTCCGACCCGATGACCGAGAACCTGCTACTCGCGATCGAGAGCGGCAACTACACCGACTTCTCCAGGGACTTTGACAATTCCATGAAGAACGCGCTGGACCTGGCGGCCTTCCAGCAGCTGAGGACCCAGTTCGAGTCAAAGATCGGTCACTATGTGCCAGCCTCAAAGACGTTCATCAAAGGGGAGCGGACTGGAGAATTTATCATAGCCTACTACAGGGCGAACTATACAAATGAACCTGCAGGCGTGACGGTGAAGGTGGTATTCACATCCGAAAATGGCCCAGCCAAGATCACTGGCCTCTGGTTCAGCTCCCCCAAACTGGCGTCTTGA
- a CDS encoding YhfC family glutamic-type intramembrane protease, whose protein sequence is MDLNQWLILGPSGMIVVGIFSIIFWKKREGIPLRLFLFGGLLWAAAIIPKLVMDYTITQPLYLWWTSSLGAMGALLALGLYIGLRTGFFECGATYAGFRAAARRGSGTAGSQPGGRGIAYEGALAVGIGFGAFEAIVIAFPSLVQMASIFLDPSTLAPLPPDQLQVVVAQLSQPTWAAVAAVWERVFAILAHAFATVLTYLAVVNRRPLLLGGAIAYKTALDAPIPILQATLSTSPYYLLITEAFVAVVGLVGLLGILNIDKIAPGGASDIDISGEPKDRTD, encoded by the coding sequence ATGGACCTCAACCAATGGCTCATACTCGGCCCCTCCGGTATGATCGTTGTCGGCATCTTCTCGATCATCTTCTGGAAGAAGAGGGAGGGCATCCCGCTGAGGCTCTTCTTGTTTGGCGGGCTCCTCTGGGCAGCCGCCATAATACCGAAGCTCGTCATGGACTATACGATCACTCAGCCACTCTACCTCTGGTGGACCTCTTCGCTCGGAGCCATGGGCGCACTCCTGGCGCTGGGGCTGTACATCGGTTTGAGGACAGGTTTCTTCGAGTGCGGCGCCACCTACGCGGGGTTCAGGGCGGCCGCAAGGAGGGGGTCAGGGACTGCGGGAAGCCAGCCCGGTGGCAGGGGGATTGCCTACGAGGGGGCGCTCGCAGTCGGCATCGGTTTCGGCGCATTCGAGGCGATAGTGATAGCATTCCCCTCGCTGGTCCAGATGGCTTCGATCTTCCTCGACCCGTCAACACTCGCCCCACTCCCGCCGGACCAGTTACAGGTTGTCGTGGCACAGCTGAGCCAGCCGACCTGGGCTGCCGTTGCCGCGGTCTGGGAGCGGGTCTTTGCCATACTCGCACACGCATTCGCGACCGTCCTCACCTACCTTGCGGTCGTCAACCGGCGCCCTCTCCTCCTCGGGGGTGCGATCGCATACAAAACTGCGCTCGACGCCCCTATTCCGATCCTGCAGGCGACACTCTCGACCTCGCCGTACTATCTGCTGATAACCGAGGCATTTGTCGCAGTGGTGGGGCTGGTCGGTCTCCTGGGCATTCTCAACATCGATAAAATAGCGCCCGGGGGCGCAAGCGATATCGATATTAGTGGTGAACCTAAAGATCGGACTGATTGA
- the ilvC gene encoding ketol-acid reductoisomerase: protein MVTIYKDSDADLSVLKGKRIAVLGYGSQGKHQALNLRDSGLDVIIGLKKDSRSWKSAEEDGFKVYAVSEASALADFIIMLIPDVRQPEVYRNEIAPNLKEGKILGVSHGFNIHFGLIRPPADVDVIMVAPKSPGVRVREEFLKGYGVPSIVAVYQDHSGKAWAETLAWAKGIGSTRPGVIKTTFKEETETDIFGEQCVLVGGLMELIKTGFEVLIENGYQPEVAYFEVCNEAKLIMDLIFQGGMEKMLRGVSDTAKYGGLVYGPKVIDDDTKRKMQWVLDNITSGNFAKEWMSNPAESMQRLSSLMEESSRHPIEKVGKEVRRLMGQEK from the coding sequence ATGGTGACCATATACAAGGACAGTGATGCAGACCTTTCGGTGCTTAAGGGCAAACGGATAGCAGTTCTTGGCTACGGCAGCCAGGGGAAGCACCAGGCCCTCAACCTGAGGGATAGCGGCCTGGATGTCATAATCGGCCTCAAGAAGGACAGCAGATCCTGGAAGTCTGCGGAGGAGGACGGCTTCAAGGTCTACGCTGTTTCTGAGGCGTCTGCGCTCGCGGACTTCATAATAATGCTGATACCTGACGTGAGGCAGCCAGAGGTCTACAGAAACGAGATCGCCCCCAACCTTAAGGAGGGTAAGATCCTCGGCGTCTCCCACGGGTTCAACATCCACTTCGGCCTGATCAGGCCCCCGGCGGATGTCGACGTGATAATGGTCGCGCCCAAGAGCCCTGGCGTGAGAGTCAGGGAGGAGTTCCTGAAGGGCTACGGGGTCCCCTCGATCGTTGCGGTCTACCAGGACCACTCCGGCAAGGCCTGGGCTGAGACCTTGGCTTGGGCGAAGGGGATCGGCTCCACAAGGCCCGGCGTAATAAAGACCACGTTCAAGGAGGAGACCGAGACGGACATCTTCGGGGAACAGTGCGTCTTGGTCGGCGGTCTGATGGAGCTCATAAAGACCGGGTTCGAGGTCCTAATAGAGAATGGCTACCAACCCGAGGTCGCGTATTTCGAGGTGTGCAACGAAGCCAAGCTGATAATGGACCTGATCTTCCAGGGCGGGATGGAGAAGATGCTCAGGGGTGTCAGCGACACCGCTAAGTACGGCGGACTCGTGTACGGCCCGAAGGTCATAGACGACGACACGAAGAGGAAGATGCAGTGGGTGCTCGACAACATCACGAGCGGGAACTTTGCGAAGGAATGGATGTCAAACCCTGCCGAGAGCATGCAGCGCCTGAGCAGCCTGATGGAGGAATCCTCGAGGCACCCGATTGAGAAGGTTGGGAAGGAAGTAAGGCGCCTCATGGGACAGGAGAAGTGA
- a CDS encoding alpha/beta fold hydrolase: MGWLVGGLVGRRLKIIIAAIPLAIAVALIVFTVWAYTPPSPMPEALSAMQSDEDVIVTTNPWLTFAPAKSQKPLGFIFYPGGRVDPRSYAIAARALAASGYLTVIVPMPFNLAIFGSGLASDVIAKYPSVTTWVVGGHSLGGAMAARYAYEHPSSVRGLVLWASYPDASNNLSSASIKVISIYGTLDGLSTPEKIESSRSLLPPDTVYVPIVGGNHAQFGWYGPQPGDNDAAISRESQQQQVLDATLEFFTRLVG; this comes from the coding sequence ATGGGTTGGTTGGTGGGCGGCTTGGTGGGAAGGCGCCTTAAAATAATTATCGCGGCAATACCGCTTGCAATAGCCGTCGCCCTGATCGTATTCACCGTGTGGGCTTACACCCCGCCGAGCCCCATGCCGGAGGCTTTGTCGGCTATGCAGTCCGACGAAGACGTCATTGTAACAACTAATCCCTGGCTGACCTTTGCCCCGGCAAAATCTCAGAAGCCGCTGGGCTTCATATTCTACCCTGGCGGCCGCGTTGACCCCAGGTCCTATGCCATCGCAGCCCGCGCTTTAGCAGCGAGCGGATACCTGACGGTGATAGTGCCCATGCCGTTCAACCTAGCAATCTTTGGGTCTGGCCTGGCATCCGACGTGATCGCCAAGTACCCCTCTGTGACTACCTGGGTCGTGGGAGGCCATTCCCTTGGGGGAGCGATGGCTGCTCGATATGCCTATGAGCATCCGTCCTCTGTGAGGGGCCTCGTCCTTTGGGCATCCTACCCTGACGCGAGCAACAACCTCTCTTCTGCCAGCATAAAGGTAATTTCGATATACGGGACCCTCGACGGCCTTTCAACCCCAGAAAAGATCGAATCATCTAGATCCCTCTTGCCTCCTGACACCGTTTACGTCCCAATAGTTGGAGGGAACCACGCCCAGTTCGGATGGTACGGGCCCCAACCTGGTGACAACGATGCTGCCATAAGCCGTGAGAGCCAACAGCAGCAGGTATTGGACGCTACGTTGGAATTCTTCACACGCCTTGTCGGTTAA